Proteins co-encoded in one Bacillus horti genomic window:
- the spoVE gene encoding stage V sporulation protein E, whose protein sequence is MAKARRAPDFLIVFCTLAILCIGIIMVYSSSAVISLSKFGDQFFYVKRQLLFAGIGVVAMYMMMNIDYWVWRKFAKLGLIVCFILLILVLTPLGLVRNGSQSWLGIGAFSIQPSEFIKICMIIFLAKYLSENQKQIVSFTKGMLPPLLLVFAAFGMIMLQPDLGTGTVMVGTSIVMIFLAGARILHLSGLAALGIAGFTALVIAAPYRIKRITSFLDPWQDPQGAGYQIIQSLYAIGPGGLLGLGLGMSRQKFYYLPEPQTDFIFAILAEELGFIGGVTVLLLFSILLWRGIKIAISAPDLYGSFLAAGIVSMIAIQVIINVGVVTGLFPVTGITLPFLSYGGSSLTLMLVAMGILLNISRYART, encoded by the coding sequence ATGGCCAAAGCACGCAGGGCGCCAGACTTTTTAATCGTGTTTTGTACGTTAGCGATTTTATGTATAGGGATCATTATGGTATATAGCTCAAGTGCTGTGATTTCCTTAAGCAAGTTTGGTGATCAATTCTTTTATGTGAAGCGTCAGCTCCTTTTTGCTGGAATAGGTGTTGTAGCGATGTACATGATGATGAATATTGATTATTGGGTCTGGCGTAAATTTGCAAAGCTCGGATTAATCGTATGCTTTATCTTACTTATTCTTGTCTTGACCCCATTGGGCTTGGTTAGAAATGGCTCGCAGAGCTGGCTAGGGATAGGTGCATTTTCTATTCAACCATCTGAGTTTATCAAAATATGTATGATTATATTTCTAGCGAAGTATTTATCTGAGAATCAAAAGCAGATTGTTTCCTTTACGAAAGGGATGCTACCACCGCTTCTACTCGTTTTTGCTGCGTTTGGAATGATTATGCTACAGCCTGACTTAGGGACCGGCACGGTTATGGTCGGTACATCGATTGTCATGATTTTTTTAGCGGGGGCTAGAATCCTTCATCTTTCAGGTTTGGCCGCGCTTGGCATAGCAGGTTTTACCGCGCTTGTTATTGCTGCTCCATATCGAATTAAGCGTATTACCTCCTTTTTAGATCCTTGGCAAGATCCGCAGGGGGCTGGGTATCAGATCATTCAATCTCTGTATGCAATAGGTCCTGGAGGTTTGTTAGGTCTAGGTCTAGGCATGAGCAGGCAAAAGTTCTATTACCTACCGGAGCCACAAACGGATTTTATCTTTGCCATCCTAGCGGAGGAATTAGGCTTTATTGGTGGAGTGACCGTACTATTGCTGTTTTCAATCCTCCTTTGGAGGGGAATCAAGATTGCCATTTCAGCGCCAGATTTGTATGGCAGCTTCTTAGCAGCTGGTATTGTGAGTATGATTGCTATTCAGGTTATTATTAACGTAGGAGTTGTCACAGGACTGTTTCCTGTAACAGGAATTACCCTTCCATTTTTAAGCTATGGGGGCTCGTCCCTGACTTTAATGCTTGTGGCGATGGGAATTTTACTTAATATTTCACGCTACGCTAGAACCTAG
- the mraY gene encoding phospho-N-acetylmuramoyl-pentapeptide-transferase yields the protein MSYTVLGLTILAAFLIVVLLAPICIPILRRMKFGQTIRDEGPQSHQKKLGTPTMGGVVILIAIAFTGFKFADSNMEIFLLMLVTLGYGLLGFLDDFIKIALKRNLGLTAKQKLFGQIIIALIFYYFLMQQGHSTDLHIPLVDVTLPLGWFYLPFVVFLLVGFSNATNLTDGIDGLLSGTAAIAFGAFALLALRYSEPEIAIFSAAVVGAVLGFLVYNAHPAKVFMGDTGSLALGGAIAGIAILTKMELLLVIIGGVFVIETLSVMLQVASFKLRGKRIFRMSPIHHHFELSGWSEWKVVVAFWAAGLVFAGAGIYIEVFMR from the coding sequence TTGTCATACACCGTACTAGGTTTAACGATTTTAGCCGCTTTCTTAATAGTTGTTTTGCTCGCGCCAATCTGTATTCCCATTCTTCGCCGCATGAAATTTGGTCAAACGATTAGGGATGAAGGCCCGCAGTCACATCAAAAAAAATTAGGCACTCCAACGATGGGTGGAGTCGTGATATTAATAGCTATTGCTTTTACAGGGTTTAAGTTTGCTGACAGTAATATGGAGATTTTTCTTTTGATGCTAGTTACTCTTGGCTATGGCTTACTAGGTTTTTTAGATGATTTTATTAAGATTGCTCTAAAAAGAAACTTGGGCTTAACGGCTAAGCAAAAGCTTTTTGGACAGATTATCATTGCCCTTATTTTTTATTATTTCTTAATGCAGCAGGGTCATTCGACAGATCTCCATATTCCACTTGTCGATGTGACTCTACCATTAGGCTGGTTTTATCTGCCGTTTGTCGTCTTTCTATTAGTTGGTTTCTCTAACGCAACGAACCTTACTGATGGAATCGATGGGCTGCTTTCTGGAACGGCTGCTATTGCCTTCGGAGCTTTTGCTCTCCTAGCCTTAAGATATTCAGAGCCGGAAATTGCTATATTTAGTGCTGCTGTTGTAGGTGCTGTACTGGGCTTCCTTGTCTATAATGCTCATCCAGCAAAAGTATTTATGGGAGACACGGGATCTCTAGCACTTGGTGGAGCTATAGCTGGTATAGCCATTTTAACCAAAATGGAGCTACTTCTTGTCATTATTGGTGGTGTGTTTGTTATTGAAACTTTGTCAGTGATGCTTCAGGTAGCTTCGTTTAAGCTACGTGGAAAACGTATATTCCGCATGAGTCCTATTCATCATCATTTTGAACTGTCGGGCTGGTCAGAGTGGAAGGTAGTTGTTGCTTTTTGGGCAGCAGGGCTAGTCTTTGCTGGAGCTGGAATTTATATTGAGGTGTTTATGAGATGA
- the murD gene encoding UDP-N-acetylmuramoyl-L-alanine--D-glutamate ligase yields the protein MNKAAFSVYKDKLVLVVGLAKSGSAVAKLLFRLGASVIVNDRNAREECAGIEELENLGIQVVCGSHPLELLDRPIDLIVKNPGIPFDIPFLAEAEQRGISVITEVEIASCISEAPIIGITGSNGKTTTTTMIHLMLQGGKYNPLIAGNIGTVMCEVTEQATNEDIIVAELSSFQLLGTASFRPKIGLLLNIHEAHLNYHHTMEHYTSAKLKLFANQDPTDLAVLNADQDFIRQAAAHLQAEVAWFSTEQEVHRGSFIRHEGIIYRDGQGDEIEILPLSELLLPGRHNVQNALAAITVSLAAGAELTRVQEVLKTFRGVEHRLKFVATKAGVHYYNDSKATNATATINSIQAFQNPLLLIAGGLDRGEDLSPLEPILTSHVKTLIAYGQLAPELKKAAQSAGLKQVYMADTVEDAVNTASLLAQQGDTVLLSPAAASWDQFRSFEERGDMFIRSVHKLK from the coding sequence ATGAATAAAGCAGCGTTTTCTGTGTACAAGGATAAACTAGTATTAGTTGTGGGTTTGGCTAAAAGTGGATCTGCGGTGGCCAAGCTTTTGTTTCGTTTGGGTGCCTCAGTGATCGTGAATGATCGAAATGCAAGAGAGGAATGTGCAGGGATTGAGGAGCTTGAGAATTTGGGGATTCAAGTTGTTTGTGGATCTCATCCTTTGGAATTACTAGATAGACCTATAGATCTTATTGTAAAAAATCCCGGTATCCCCTTTGACATTCCTTTTTTGGCTGAGGCAGAGCAAAGGGGAATTTCAGTTATTACAGAGGTCGAGATTGCCTCTTGCATTTCAGAGGCACCGATTATAGGAATTACTGGTTCAAACGGAAAAACAACGACAACGACAATGATCCATCTTATGCTTCAAGGTGGAAAATACAATCCTCTCATTGCAGGAAACATCGGAACCGTAATGTGTGAGGTTACAGAACAGGCAACAAATGAAGATATTATTGTTGCGGAATTGAGTAGCTTTCAGCTTTTAGGAACAGCAAGCTTTAGGCCAAAAATTGGCTTACTTTTAAATATACATGAAGCTCATCTCAATTATCACCATACGATGGAGCATTATACTTCTGCTAAACTCAAGCTTTTTGCTAATCAAGACCCTACAGATCTAGCTGTTTTAAATGCGGATCAAGATTTTATTCGTCAGGCTGCGGCTCACTTACAGGCAGAAGTAGCTTGGTTTAGCACAGAGCAAGAGGTGCACAGGGGAAGTTTTATTCGTCATGAAGGCATTATTTATCGCGATGGTCAAGGAGATGAAATTGAAATTTTACCTCTTTCTGAGCTGCTTTTACCAGGGAGACATAATGTACAGAACGCTTTGGCTGCCATTACCGTTTCACTTGCCGCAGGAGCAGAGCTTACTCGTGTGCAGGAAGTGCTCAAAACCTTCAGAGGGGTGGAGCATCGACTGAAGTTTGTGGCTACAAAAGCAGGAGTACACTATTATAATGATTCCAAAGCGACGAATGCTACAGCAACAATAAACTCTATACAAGCCTTTCAAAACCCGCTTCTTTTGATTGCCGGAGGATTAGATAGAGGAGAGGATCTTTCACCGCTAGAGCCTATATTAACCAGCCATGTTAAAACATTAATTGCTTATGGTCAGCTAGCTCCAGAGCTTAAAAAAGCTGCTCAATCAGCAGGTCTTAAGCAGGTTTATATGGCCGATACTGTTGAGGATGCGGTAAATACTGCTTCTCTTTTAGCTCAGCAAGGTGATACAGTCTTGCTTTCTCCAGCAGCAGCTAGCTGGGATCAATTTAGATCCTTTGAGGAGAGAGGAGACATGTTTATTCGTTCTGTGCATAAGCTTAAATAG
- a CDS encoding UDP-N-acetylmuramoyl-L-alanyl-D-glutamate--2,6-diaminopimelate ligase produces the protein MKIRELLHTLTPYYFFNEKWDDITISSIEMDSRLVTSGTLFVCIEGAQTDGHLYVDQAVELGAVAIVAQKKIEATVPVIIVPDTRRSLAFLAAEFFRNPTKELGLIGVTGTNGKTTVTHLLEAIFEGVGNRTGRIGTIGTKIGDTLREGKNTTPESLELQRSFREMVDAGCKYAFMEVSSHAIQMGRIRGCQFKTAIFTNLTQDHLDYHGTMEEYKRAKGLLFAQLGSSYDSDKLKYAIINGDDPVSQYYMDITPAQVITYGIDSQDVDVRATNIKISSEGMQFTVESFMGTEDFRVQLLGKFNVYNLLSTIAAGLVEGISLSQIKQSLEQVKGVRGRLESVSAGQGFSVVVDYAHTPDSLENVLLTAKEFAENRVLCVIGCGGDRDRTKRPIMAQIAARHADYSVLTSDNPRTEEPAQILEDMIQGLTQEKVSKELYTSLVDRREAIYTAIEMARPGDVVIIAGKGHETYQDINNQKLHFDDREVVLEALGQRKNEE, from the coding sequence ATGAAGATTAGAGAGCTTTTACACACACTTACCCCATATTATTTTTTCAATGAAAAATGGGATGATATAACGATTTCATCCATTGAGATGGATTCTAGATTAGTTACATCAGGCACATTGTTTGTATGTATTGAAGGTGCTCAAACGGATGGTCATTTGTATGTAGATCAGGCTGTAGAATTAGGAGCTGTAGCTATAGTCGCTCAAAAAAAGATAGAAGCTACAGTCCCAGTGATTATTGTTCCTGATACACGTAGATCTTTGGCCTTTTTAGCGGCTGAGTTTTTTCGGAACCCTACGAAAGAGCTAGGTTTAATTGGGGTGACTGGTACGAATGGAAAGACGACTGTTACTCATCTCCTAGAAGCTATTTTTGAGGGAGTAGGAAATCGTACAGGAAGAATTGGAACAATAGGTACAAAAATTGGCGACACGTTAAGAGAAGGCAAAAATACGACACCAGAATCTCTTGAATTACAAAGATCATTTAGAGAAATGGTGGATGCAGGCTGTAAGTATGCTTTTATGGAGGTATCCTCCCACGCTATTCAAATGGGAAGAATAAGGGGTTGTCAGTTTAAGACCGCTATCTTTACTAACCTAACACAGGACCACTTAGATTATCACGGTACAATGGAAGAGTACAAACGAGCAAAAGGGCTTCTTTTTGCTCAGCTAGGCAGTAGCTATGATTCAGACAAACTTAAGTATGCTATTATAAATGGAGATGATCCGGTTAGTCAGTATTATATGGATATTACTCCAGCTCAGGTGATTACCTATGGAATCGACTCTCAGGATGTGGATGTTCGTGCGACGAATATTAAGATCTCGAGCGAAGGTATGCAATTTACAGTTGAGAGCTTTATGGGCACAGAGGACTTTCGAGTTCAATTACTAGGCAAGTTTAATGTGTATAATCTGCTAAGCACCATAGCAGCTGGTTTAGTTGAAGGGATTAGTCTTTCTCAAATCAAGCAGAGCTTGGAGCAGGTTAAAGGTGTGCGGGGACGTCTAGAGTCCGTTTCAGCGGGGCAGGGTTTTTCTGTTGTTGTAGATTATGCTCATACTCCTGACAGCTTAGAGAATGTACTGCTAACAGCAAAGGAATTTGCTGAAAACCGTGTTCTTTGTGTAATAGGCTGTGGGGGAGATCGTGATCGTACAAAACGCCCAATAATGGCCCAAATCGCTGCGCGTCATGCTGATTATAGTGTTCTTACTTCTGATAATCCCCGGACTGAGGAGCCAGCACAAATTTTAGAGGACATGATTCAAGGCTTAACACAAGAGAAGGTTTCAAAAGAGCTGTACACAAGTCTAGTAGATCGTCGGGAGGCTATCTATACAGCTATAGAAATGGCTCGTCCTGGAGATGTAGTCATTATAGCTGGAAAGGGTCATGAAACCTATCAGGATATAAATAATCAGAAGCTTCATTTTGATGACCGTGAGGTTGTTCTTGAAGCTTTAGGACAGCGTAAGAACGAAGAGTAG
- the murB gene encoding UDP-N-acetylmuramate dehydrogenase, translating into MNRLVEELLEANVGKVWENEPLANHTTWKIGGPADVLVQPRGKAEIIACMEIIRKHQTPYHIIGRGSNLLVRDKGIRGIVVKIGDGLDHLTINDTQVVVGAGFSFIKLATMMGKRGLAGLEFAGGIPGTIGGAVYMNAGAHGSDVARVLHSAEILFEDSKVETVSNEDLKFSYRTSLLQKERKGICLEATFQLEHGEREEITKKLAEHKNYRRKTQPLKQPCCGSVFRNPKPHSAGGLIEESGLKGFQVGGAQVSLLHANFIVNVGDASANDVLTLIEHIRKTINEKFGVDMHPEVQVVGEE; encoded by the coding sequence ATGAATAGATTGGTTGAGGAACTACTAGAGGCGAACGTGGGAAAAGTGTGGGAAAATGAACCACTTGCGAATCATACAACATGGAAAATTGGTGGACCGGCAGATGTGCTGGTGCAGCCTAGAGGTAAAGCAGAAATCATAGCTTGTATGGAGATCATTCGAAAACATCAGACTCCATATCATATTATAGGCCGTGGATCTAATTTGCTTGTTAGAGACAAAGGAATCCGTGGGATTGTTGTTAAGATAGGGGACGGTCTAGATCACTTAACAATTAACGATACCCAAGTCGTCGTTGGAGCGGGCTTCTCTTTTATTAAATTGGCCACGATGATGGGAAAGCGCGGATTAGCTGGCTTAGAATTTGCAGGTGGAATTCCAGGTACAATCGGCGGAGCCGTCTATATGAATGCAGGGGCACATGGATCTGATGTAGCACGTGTATTACATTCTGCTGAAATATTATTTGAAGATAGCAAAGTTGAGACCGTGAGTAATGAAGATTTAAAATTCTCCTATAGAACCTCCCTACTTCAGAAAGAGAGGAAAGGAATCTGCTTAGAAGCAACCTTTCAATTAGAGCACGGTGAAAGGGAGGAAATTACGAAAAAACTTGCTGAACATAAGAATTATCGTCGAAAAACTCAGCCGCTTAAACAGCCATGCTGTGGAAGTGTCTTTCGTAATCCGAAGCCACACTCTGCTGGAGGCCTAATTGAGGAATCAGGATTAAAAGGCTTTCAAGTGGGAGGTGCACAGGTTTCATTACTTCATGCTAACTTTATCGTTAACGTAGGTGATGCCTCTGCTAACGACGTCCTTACCTTGATTGAGCATATCCGTAAAACGATTAACGAGAAGTTTGGCGTTGATATGCATCCAGAAGTACAGGTGGTGGGCGAGGAGTAA